The uncultured Dysgonomonas sp. genome contains the following window.
AGCCAATGTACTGAAATTATTAAATAGGAAATGCGGATTTATTTGCCTTTTCAAATGTTCAAGTTCTGCCTGGGCAACCTTTTTTTCATATTTTGCAGCCCTGATTGTAGCTTCATTCCATTGTATAAAAAATGATCCGGCTGTAAATATTGTCGATAATAGCAGGGATAAAATAACTCCTGTTGCAAAAGATTGCCTGAATGCGGTCGTATCTGTAAACAGATAGGGCATTAACAATTTCAAGATAAAGAATATAAGGCTTACCAAAACGATTTGAACAGAGAGCTGGACTAAAATTCGCTTTACTATCGAAGAGCGCCATGGGAAATATTCATCCAGTTTTTTTGTAATAATAAATCCCGACTCCATGATCAGTATCACCCCTAGCCAGGTAACGAATAATTCTCCTGACATTTCGATAAATAAGCTGGGAGTCAATTCATAATCCCATGGATTGATGAAAAGCAGAATCAGATAAAATACTATTCCAATGATAAAATATCCGATAAACTTAAATCCTATATTTTTTAATATCATAACAGTTACGAATGTAGAAATTATTATTGACCCGGACGTGATAAGGCGGTGACAATTACATCATCCATCTGTTTTTCGGGTCCACGTCTGGGTCTGGTAGAACATCCCGATATACCCCCGGACTTTCAGTTTGCCTTTTTCCAGCCAGATACTGCATTTATAGGTTTTCCCTTCCGATGGATCATAAATTTTACCACCTTCCCATTTCGCATTGTTCTGTTTAAAATCCATTAACATAAGCAGGCCGATAAGTGTTCTGGTGCGTTTGGATTTATCGGGATTCTCATGGTCTATAAGCGGTTTTCCATTCGTATCATTGGCATTCTTCAACCAGACAATCTTTCCATTGAGCTTATCTCCCGACTGGTAAATCTCTACAACGGCCTCGCCGTCCTCTGTCATCCATTTACCTGTTATGTCTTGGGCATAAGCCAAGGATGATATAAACAAAAGCACCAGGCTTAAAAATAAATTTTTCATGTTATATTGTTTTTGTAAATTATTGTAACTGTTTTATTTCATTTAACCTGATATTACCTTTTTCTGATTTGTCAATAATAACAGCAAAATTGGGTCTTATGGTATAGGTTTGTTTTTGGCCAACCTTTACTTCATAAGTCAATAGAATTTCACCCTTTTCGTCTTTCTGTAAACTTACAGGATAAATTTCTGTCTGCCTGTCTGTTTCCGGTAGCACAACAGCCAATACATTTTGCTTGGAAAAATCAATAACGGTAGGCTTTCCATCATTTCCCATGTGTGCTGCCGTTCCAAAAATTTCATCAAACTGTTCCTGTGTTTCTATTTTAGGATTCTCCAATTTTGTTACAGTGTTATTTACGAAGTAATTTTTAGCTAAAGTAAAATCCACATCTTTGGCATTTAACACAGATCCTGTTGGTTTTACAGCCTGTTTCAAGGTGTTCTCCTTTTCTGGTTTTTGGGTATTTTGACACGCTATAAAAGAAAATCCTGCAATTGTTAATAGTATTACGTTTCTTTTTGTCATTTTTTTATTATTATGGTAGTTATTGAATGAATGATTCCGGTTTATCGTATAATGCCAAGTGCCTTTTTCTTAGCAGCTAATGCGATATAAGCATCATAAACAGCTTTATTATACGCATTATTGGCTTGTATAAGGTTAAACTGTCCGTCTAGTACATCCTGATAACGACCGATTCCTTTTTTATAACGTTCATTGACCAACTCCAAGCTTTTTTCTGCTGCTTGAACGATATCCTTGTTTATACGTATTTTGGAAAAGGATGCCATAAAATCTCCGTCTGCATTTTTATATTCCAGCAAAGCCCTGCTGGCTAGTTGTTCCTCTGCAATTTTTAATTCCTGTAATGCAATAAACGACTGTTTGGCTCTACGGTCATGCTTAAATCCATTGAAAATAGGAATATTCAGTTGTATGCCGACAAAAAAGCTTTGGGGCCAATCGTATTGACGGAACTTAAAGTTATCCGATTGAGCCTGTATCTGATATTGACTGATAAAATCCAGAGAAGGCAGCCTTCTGCTTTTGTCCAGATCAATCTGTTTTTTTGCAAGGCTCTGATGGGATATATTCTGCCTGATATCCGGACGGTCTGAAAAGGAAGGAATGGATTGTCCCGCCAATATTTGTCCCGATAGGTAGTCTTCATCAATGGCATCAATTAAGATCAATTCACTAGCCAGGGAAATCCCCATTAAGTCTTTCAGGTAATTCATCGCCTGTATAATCTGGTTATCCACCATAAATAAGTTGGATTTTTGGCCTTGTACGTTGATATAAACATTCAGTGTATCGGAGACTAATACGACTCCATTTTTATATAGAACCCGGGTGTCGTTCAAGGTTTGTTCCGCTCTTGAAATGGCTCTCTCAACCAGTTCTTTATTGAGTTCAGCCAACAGTACATTATAATATGCTTTGCGTATTTCATCAGCCAGTTCCCATTTTGCAACTTCCCTATTGGCTTTTGACAGTTCCGTATTGAGTTTGGAGAGTTTTATGCCTTCATTCAATTCGGGATTGAATAGGGGAAGATGAAGGTCGATAATACCATTAAAGTGGTTTTTCGATGATGCGTTGACGCTCATCATCTCGTTGTTGTTAACGGCCAGTTCTCCCGTAGGCGAAATCCCTACTTTTGGAAAATAAAAAACAGTCGGTTTGATATTGCGGACATAAGAGGTTGTCGCATTAACCTGGGGATAACGGTCTGCCTGGATTTCCTTCGTTGCATATTGTGATTTCAATGTCGATAGCTCCGTGGCTTTGATCGTCCTGTTTTGGGATAAGCCTAAATCGACAGCCTGTTCTATAGATAAGGGGATGACTAAATCTTCCTTCGCCGCATTCATTTGGGCTTTTAGCTGTATACTGCCAAACAGGAGTATAAGAATGATAAATATTGCTTTATTCCGTCTCATTTCCTTTTCTTTTTCTTGTTTTTTGTATCAATTTTGTAATGCCATAGTGAACTACCGGAACCAGTACCAATGTAAGGAACATGGAACTCGTAAGCCCTCCGATAAGTACCCATGCCAGACTGCTGATCATCTCAGCTGAGGCTCCCTTTGACAGGGCGAGTGGCAACATCCCGATCACCATCGCGAGTGTGGTCATCAGAATCGGTCTTAACCGGGTTTTTCCCGCATCGATCAATGCTTCATGCAAAGGTTCACCTTCGGCTAACCTGTCATTGGCCCTATCGACTAAAAGGATTGCATTCTTTGCAACAAGCCCCATCATCATGATCAATCCGAATATGGAAAAAATATTCATGGATCTCCCTGCCAGTGCTAAAGCGAGAATGGAACCTCCCGCTCCCACAGGTATGGAAAACAGTACCACAAAGGGGTAAGCCCAATTGTTATACAGGGCAACCATGATCAAATAAATCAGGATCAATGACATGATCAAAGCAACAGCAAGGCTTCCAAAAGCATCATCCTGCATATCCAGGTCTCCTTCGTACGAAAGAAACACCGAAGATGGCAAAGGATTACTTTTTACCATGGCTTTGATGTCTTCCCCGACATCGCCTGTCGGCCTGCCGGCAACTTTAGCCATCAGCATAACGGAAGATTGCTTATTACGTCTTTCCAACACGGAAGGTGCTGTGGAGAGTTTCACTTCTGCAAATTGCTTTAAATATACGGATTGTCCCGAGCTGTTGACAAACGGGAAATTTTCCAGATCGGAGATGTTAGCCCTGTCCTTCTCCCGTAATGAGATTTGCATATCTATATCTGTGCCATCCTTACTGAATTTCATATCATCGGAACCATTTATCGCAATACGCAAAGCACTGCTGATTCCTTCAACCGTCAGGCCCAAGTCTCCTAGTTTCTTTCTGTCTATGTTTACCTGAAGTGACGGTTTTGATTCTTCCACGGACAGCTTTGGGGTCACAATTCCATCGATCTTCCTTACATCGTCCAATAACCGACGTGCCGTAGAAATAACGGAGTCTCTGTTCTGTCCATATAACAAAAGCTGTATCGGTGCGGCATTGGTCCCGAATAATCCGACTGTGGACACATCGACTTTTACCCCGGACTCTAATAAAGCAATCCGCTTTAATTCCCTGCTGATTTGAGAAAGGCTTTTTTTCCGGTCTTTTGCCTCTACTAAGGAAATATTTATGCTGGCAACATTACCGCCCTTGTTTTCGTTAAATCCGTCGCTCTGATAACCGACCAAAGTGAACTGCTTTGTTACCTCAGGAACTTTTTTAATCCGTTTTTCTATAGATTCAACTATTCTGTCCATCTCATTGAGCCGTGTTCCGGGAGGTGCGGTTATCAATAAGGAAAGCTCTCCTTTGTCGGCAGTCGGCACAAACTCACTACCGACATATCCGGTAAACATCAAACTGAGAGATGCTATAAGAAAAGCACCGCAAATACCAATCGTTTTCCATTTGTTTTTTAAAGCCCAATCTAAAACCCGTTCATATAACCTTGTCAAAGAATCAATTTGTTTTTCAAAGAAAAGAGCAAATCTGGAAAAGATGCTTTTTCCATCCAGGTGCGTCAGTTTTGAAAAACGGGAAGAGATCATTGGGGTAAGCGTGAAAGAAACCATTAAACTGGACAATGTGGAAATAACGATTACCAATGAGAACTCCTTCACCAGGCTACCTACCAGCCCCGGTACAAAAGCGAGTGGGAGAAAGACAACCACATCCACCAGGGTAATAGACATGGCGGCAAAACCAATCTCGGTACGTCCGTCCAGTGAGGCTTTCATCCTGTCGGAGCCCATTTCCAAATGGCGATAGATATTTTCCAATACCACGATTGAATCATCCACAAGGATTCCTATCACCAGTGACATGGCCAGTAAAGTCATCAGATTCAATGAGTAATCCAGGGTAAACATCATGATAAAGGCGACAAGTAAAGACGTGGGTATCGCAATTAGTACTGTTACGGCATTGCGCAAACTATGCAGGAAGACGAGCATGACTAAAGCCACCAGAGCAACCGCTACAAAGAAGTCGAAATATACCGAATGAGCAGCTTTGAGTGTAAACTCCGAAGAATCCTGAATAACTGAAAACTTTAAGCCGACATCGCTGTATAGTGATTCCAGCTTGGTAAGATGTTCTCTTACCAGTTCCGAGGCTTCTACGGCATTAGCTCCGGTTTGTTTATCCACAAGCAGACCTATCGAATTCTCTCCGTTTATGCGGTTCACGACTGACAAATCTTTCTTGCCTTCTTTTATGTCGGCAACATCTTTTACATAAATTACACTTCCGTCAGATAGTATCCTGACAGGCTGCATCCTTAACTGGTCAAAATCCCTTACTTTGCCGGTTGTACGTACATCAAATTCCCCGTCAGCAGATTTAACTGCTCCGATAGGTATTTCCACATTACTACGCCCAATGGCTTCGGTCAGTTCATCGATGCCGATACCATATGCTTTCAGTTTCTCCAGGTTTACCGATACTTTTACTTCCCGGGGAGATCCACCCAAAAGAGTAACCCGTCCCACATTCCTGATTTGTGAAATCCCCTGCCTGATCTGTTTATCCAGCAATTCATATAATTGCTCTTCCGGGATATTGGCCGTAGTGCCGATCCTTAGTACAGGTTCTGCATTTATACTGTAACTTTCCAATGTCGGAGATTTTACTGCCGCAGGAAGCTCTGGGAGTATTTTGTTGACAGCCCGCTGAACATCCTGCATTGCTTTTTCAGGATCTGCATCGGCTATGAATTCAATCGAAATAACTGAAGAGTTTTCCGCTGAATAGGTACTTACCTTTTTTATTTTATTGACTCCGGAAATCGCATCTTCCAGTTTTTTTGATACCGTATTTTCTATTTCCGAAGGTGATCCTCCGGGATAGACGGCAGTAATCGTAATCACAGGGGTGGCCAATTCAGGAAGTAACTCATAACGCAGCTTGCTGTATCCTAAGATACCCAAACCGGCAATGATAAGATAAAATACGATAAATAATATGGGGCGTTTAATTGCCAATTCTGTAATTTTCATTTTGATCCCGTTTGGTTTTGTGTATCCGATTTATAATCTACGATCTTTAAGTTTTCTAAAACAAGGCCTTCGTTTATATTGGATTGTCCTTTAAACACGACAGTATCTCCGGCTGCTAATCCTGATAGGATTTCAACCTGATCTTCAAATTCTCGCCCTGTTTTGATAGTGCGGCGGATAGTCCTACCTGCCTCTTGTACCAACCAGACGTAATTGTCGCGGATAGCGGTTCGGGGAATAATAAGCGTAGAAACTGCCTGAGTATCTTCTGTCTTAATATTAGCTGTCATTCCGCCCATCAGAGTAATACCATGCTGGTCATTCTTCACTTTGATTAATATAGGAAAGGACTTAGCCTGATTAGCTGTGGGAATAATTGCGGAGACAATCCCTACGAAAATATGTTGAGGATATGCGTCTATTGTAAAATTCACCTGCTGTCCTTTATGTATCCGGGGTATTTCCTTTTCCGGAACATTAAAGCGGATTTCAAGTTCATTCAGGGGAACAATTACTGCAATCGGACTACCCGGAGATAAAATATCTCCCGCATTCACAGATTTTCCGGCTATAATTCCACCGACCGGTGCATGTATTACACTCCGGTCCAATTCCGACTGTGATATTCGTAATTGCTTTTCAGCGGTTTCCAGTGCATGCCGGGCGGTTTCCAGCTCTACGCCTGTTGCATTATTTTTTTTATGTAGCTCCAGATAGCGTTGATAATCCTCCTTTGCTTTTTTATAATCAATCTGATGAATCTGATGAGAGGATTTTTTCATGTCATTATTAAGGATGGCGATCACCTGGCCTTTCTTGACTGTACTGCCATTTTGGATATTCAGTTTTACGACTCTTCCATCGGTCTCTGAAACAACATTGACCATACCCGACACTTCTACAGTTCCGGGATATGAAACTGTATTTGTAAAATCAGACTTTTTGACTACAATGGCTTCTACTGCAAAAGGAATCGATTCTTTTTCGGCCTGTATTTCTTTTTCAGCGTTTTCTTTATTACTGAAAAGCTTAAATAAGATCAAACCGACTAATAACAAGACTCCAAGTATCAAATAAAGTTTTTTTCGCATAATCGTTTTGTTTTTTTCGCCTCAAAATTAAGGCATCCTATCATGGGGTTAATAGGAAAAAAAAACGAATCGTAATTATTCAGGGTTGAACCGTTATATAGTGATCTGAACTGATTTTTGAATCGAATTTCTATGGAATACTGAAAAAACATAGCTGTCACACATCAAAAAAAACAGCTTAAATGACTCTAACACACTTTAGATGCGCTTTTTGTCAGTTCAGACAAATAAGATGGAATGCAGTTAATATATATAGTAAATTTACCAGTAAAGGAGGCGGAAGAAGGCCGTAGAATCAATAATTAGATGGTATAAATTAATAAAATGAATAATTATGAACATTGTAATCAAGCAACTCAGGAAACAGGATTTTAACAGAGCCCGGGAATTTGCCATTGAAGGCATGCATTTATCCTGGTATGCCACAAATGGAATTGAGCTTTATTTGTATAGTAAGTATTTTTGGTATTTAGAAATAACGAAGGCTACCAAAGCTATTGGAGCCTATATGGATGACCGGTTAGTCGGTGTTTTACTGGCTGACATGAAAGATGAACCTAAAATTTTCACATCCGCCTTTTATAATGCTTTTATAAAAGTAGTTATCTTCTTTATAAACCTATTCTACAAAAATGCATCCAGTGTTTACGATAAGGCTAACATACAAATGCTTAAAGAATTTAAAGAAAGTAATAACCCTGATGGAGAGATTAATTATTTCGCCGTTGATCCCGATATTAAAGGAAAAGGAATAGGCACATTATTATTAAACGAATTGGAAAAATATGCGAAAGGAAAACTAATTTATCTGTATACAGATTCAGGCTCGACTTACCAATTCTATCAACATCGTGGATTTAAAGAAGCTGTAACACGGAGTATAATATTAGAAATACATAAAAGAGAGATTCCTTTAAACTGTTTCTTATTCTGTAAATTGTTCTAATTGTTGTGAATCCTAAATAACGATATCATCTTATGTATGTGATATACCACTTTAGTCTATTTCTTGTTTAAAGATAGAGGGGCTGTAAAATAAATAGAATTAATACGTCTTAGTAAAAGATAAGATGATTTAAGAATCTAATAAAGTGGGTATATTTTTAGACCTAAAAAAAATAATTCTGCGAAAAAATATATTAGGGTATATCCTTTCTTTATGATCAAAGGTATATAAATTATTCAACATTGAATAAAATACTATGGAACAATTTATTCGTAATATCAAAGAGAATATCAACAAAGAAATTCAGCTTATAGAACGAGAAGAAAGTAATATCTTTCAAAAATCTATCAGTATTATTTCTCTTTTAGAGTCTACATTTGATAAATTAAAAGATTTCGTATCAAATTACTCTTTCGAATCTCAATCTGAAGAAATTACCTTTTTCAAAGAGACAAAACCTCAACTATTTAGTATATTAATTTATCATCGGAAGATATATAATCTCGAAATGAGAATGCCTACAGGTAGTCATATAGATAAAAAAAATTATCTGGAAGGGATGCTTGCACGAATTAAATACTTCTTCGATACAAATGCAGACTTTTACCAATATTATCGCTCAGGGAGTACACACCTTGATCGGTATTATTTTTTAAGGGGGAAACCTGATATTCAGCTAATCTTAGATTGTTTCTACTTTGAAAGAGATAGTCGATTCTCTACAAGTTTTGATTTCAAAGTGGCAAAAATGATTGCTAATGAAAGGCTGACTGTTTACATCAACAACAAATTAATTAATATCAAACAACTAGAGAACAATATCCCTGAATTATTAAACTTACCTAAATCGAAACTTACCTGGACAGCTAAAAAAGCAGAACTTGTTGAACAAATTTATGCTTGGGATAGTACAGGATGTTTTAATAACGGCAACACAAATATAAAAGAACTGGCAGAATATATAGAAACGGTATTCAATATCAACTTAGGCGATTTCTATCACACTTTTCTTGAAATTCGGGAACGAAAAGGGAGCCGCACTTTGTTTTTAGATAAATTGATTAAGTATTTAGACGAAAGAATGGATGGGTTGGACAATAAATGAATCGAAAGAATGGCTTATATTTGTATTAGTAAAAAGAAAAACAGAAGTATTCTGAATACTTCTTGACATATATAACATAACGTTCACGTAAACGTCTCGCTGTGGAAACTGGTAATTTTTGGAAGGACGAGACGAAATGTGCAATGTTCATGCTATGCGAAAGTATAGTGTGGACTTGCTTGTTTCGTCCTTCGGGTATACCAGTACCTCATAGCGGAACAATGCAAGCTCCACACTTCTTTTTTGTATATTGCACATCTTAAAATATTTTGACTATGAGAAAAATAAGATTATATATTGCAGCATCCATTGATGGATATATTGCTGGTCCAGATGGGGAATTAGATTGGCTCACTGATTATCCAATTACTCCGGAACTAAATTACGGTTACGAAGATTTTTTCGAATCTATTGATACGGTAATTATGGGTGGACGTACATATCGAGATATCCTTAATATGGATGTAGTATATCCCTATAAGGATAAAAATTCCTATATAATTACACGAAATGCCATAAATACTCCTAAAGAAGATATCATTTATATAACCAATAATATCGAAGATAATATATCTGAATTAAAGAAAAGAGAAGGAAAAGATATTTGGCTTGTTGGTGGTGGAGAAATCGTTTCTCTATTCTTAAATCAGAATTGGATTGACGAAATGATAATTACCTATATTCCTATTTTATTGGGAGAAGGAATTCGTCTTTTTCCGAATAAAACGAAAGAATCTAAGTGGTCCTTAATTCAATCTCAGGCATTCAAAAATGGTGTAGTACAAACTAGATACCAAGTTCAGAAATAATAAGGCATGTAAAAATACAGCTAAATAGATAAAATAATACCCAAGCTAAACCCTAGTTTGGGTATTATTTTTCACCTATATTGGGCATTAAAAGTTATATTTTAGCCTATAAAAAATGGTCTTTACATATTATAAATCTGACTCCCAAGATTGAATTAAGGGACTCTATTGTATTAATCAGAAAAACACATCTAACACTCAATTCATTATAACTATTTTCAGAAATAGTTGTCCCATCTTGGGATAATTACATATCCGAATATCAGACTTTTGTATCAAACAACAAGTGAAAATATGGAAGTTATAACATTTGATTCGGATGCATATAAAGAGTTGATCAATAAACTTGATGCTATTGCAAGATATATTAAAGAACGGGATGTTCCTAATCAATCAAAAGAGCTGGATGAGGTTTGGGTGGATAGCTACGAGGTCTGTACATTCCTTCGAATCAGCGAACGCACTTTACAACGTTTACGATCCAACAGCCTGATATCATATTCCGTATTATCAGGAAAAACTTACTACACCATTGGCGAGATAAAACGCATACTTCAGGAACGCTTGATCAAATCAGGAGAAGAAGCTTTAAACGATCTGATCAATAGCCACAAACAATATCTCGAACGCAGAAAAAGAAATAAACCTAAAAAGTAAGGTTATGATGATAGATGACGAAATATTCGAATCAAATATCAAAGGCTTAGCCAGACTCCTCAAGCGTATCGATGAGAAGGTTGATAAGCTATTGGTTACAGAGAACAATAATGCTCTGGAAGAGCGACTATTCGATAATCAGGATTTGTGCCTCTTTCTCAAGGTTACTCCCCGGACATTACAGCGATATCGCAATCTAGGATTACTACCTTTTAAAACAATTTGTAAGCGAAACTATTACCGGGAATCAGATGTGAAAATATTTGTCAATCAGTATTTCGGAGGAAAAGATAAGCTTACTGATAAAGATAAATGGCAAAAAAAAGACTCTTCAATGAATGATAAACAGCTAGGTTCTATAGATTAATATTAATAATATTTCAGATGCTTTTTATTATCTTTAGGGAAAAGATAAAGTACTAGTTATTTATATAAATTGATATGGAATATATAGTATACCCAATAGAATTTCATCATATTTTTGATGAGGAACCACTATCCACTGAAGAGTATTTAAAGGGATTAGATAAAGTAGATTTGATTTTAATGACACTTCACCTGATTGGAATAGATAATAAAGACTCCTATTCTTTAGAGTATACTAACTTCCTTAAAATGTTTTTCCAAGATTTTCCTGATAGTAAGCAACTTCAGGACATAGACAAAAGAATAAAAAAGCTAAAGCAAACTAGTAATTTACAAAATAATCCAGACATAATCTTTACTCTGATAGAACCGAGAGCAGCTCTATTATTCCTAAAAGATATAATTCTTCTGCCAACAGGGAAAAAAGAAGTAAAAACAGAAAATGATCATATAAACTTTTTGAAAGCATATTTATCTCAAGTAGAACAGGTCCAAAAATATAAAAACAATCTGCTTAAGAGTATTCCTGAATTTGAAAATCCATTGTGTAAAGATGCAAGAATTCGTTTTGCTGGTGATTTATTACAAATGGGATTGTCTGATTATAATTTTTATGACATCTTAATGACGCAACAGATGAAAGTTTTAATGCTAGATGATTTCATCAAAGAAAAGCCACAATTAAGTAATATAATTAAGCTTTTCTATGCATCAAAAAATATAGAATCTATTTTTGATCATCTCTTGAATCTTAGGATTGTAAGAGTGTATGAAGAGAATAAATTTAAAGAAGGACAAATAAGTCTTTACAAAAGGGATTATGTCAATCATGATAATCTATTTAATCGTATATCTACATATTTCGATAGTATATGTATTGATGTAAACAATCCATCTGAAGCAGAAAAAAAACTTGAAGATTTAAATGATTTCACATGCTACAAACAATATCCTGTACTAAAATTAAATAACGATCATTACTCAATTATATCTCGATAC
Protein-coding sequences here:
- a CDS encoding histidine kinase, which encodes MILKNIGFKFIGYFIIGIVFYLILLFINPWDYELTPSLFIEMSGELFVTWLGVILIMESGFIITKKLDEYFPWRSSIVKRILVQLSVQIVLVSLIFFILKLLMPYLFTDTTAFRQSFATGVILSLLLSTIFTAGSFFIQWNEATIRAAKYEKKVAQAELEHLKRQINPHFLFNNFSTLASLIEEDPQLAVEYVQRLSIIYRHVLKDEELHIVPLHDELDFINSYLFLYKMRYQESLIVTVDIPEDLMQKGIATATMQLLVENAIKHNSISRQNPLKIEIFTEDNFIVIRNNVNPIINPVDSTGIGLRNISYRYNLLSKKSIKIEHSEHTFLVKVPLLD
- a CDS encoding DUF2147 domain-containing protein — encoded protein: MKNLFLSLVLLFISSLAYAQDITGKWMTEDGEAVVEIYQSGDKLNGKIVWLKNANDTNGKPLIDHENPDKSKRTRTLIGLLMLMDFKQNNAKWEGGKIYDPSEGKTYKCSIWLEKGKLKVRGYIGMFYQTQTWTRKTDG
- a CDS encoding TolC family protein; translated protein: MRRNKAIFIILILLFGSIQLKAQMNAAKEDLVIPLSIEQAVDLGLSQNRTIKATELSTLKSQYATKEIQADRYPQVNATTSYVRNIKPTVFYFPKVGISPTGELAVNNNEMMSVNASSKNHFNGIIDLHLPLFNPELNEGIKLSKLNTELSKANREVAKWELADEIRKAYYNVLLAELNKELVERAISRAEQTLNDTRVLYKNGVVLVSDTLNVYINVQGQKSNLFMVDNQIIQAMNYLKDLMGISLASELILIDAIDEDYLSGQILAGQSIPSFSDRPDIRQNISHQSLAKKQIDLDKSRRLPSLDFISQYQIQAQSDNFKFRQYDWPQSFFVGIQLNIPIFNGFKHDRRAKQSFIALQELKIAEEQLASRALLEYKNADGDFMASFSKIRINKDIVQAAEKSLELVNERYKKGIGRYQDVLDGQFNLIQANNAYNKAVYDAYIALAAKKKALGIIR
- a CDS encoding efflux RND transporter permease subunit, producing the protein MKITELAIKRPILFIVFYLIIAGLGILGYSKLRYELLPELATPVITITAVYPGGSPSEIENTVSKKLEDAISGVNKIKKVSTYSAENSSVISIEFIADADPEKAMQDVQRAVNKILPELPAAVKSPTLESYSINAEPVLRIGTTANIPEEQLYELLDKQIRQGISQIRNVGRVTLLGGSPREVKVSVNLEKLKAYGIGIDELTEAIGRSNVEIPIGAVKSADGEFDVRTTGKVRDFDQLRMQPVRILSDGSVIYVKDVADIKEGKKDLSVVNRINGENSIGLLVDKQTGANAVEASELVREHLTKLESLYSDVGLKFSVIQDSSEFTLKAAHSVYFDFFVAVALVALVMLVFLHSLRNAVTVLIAIPTSLLVAFIMMFTLDYSLNLMTLLAMSLVIGILVDDSIVVLENIYRHLEMGSDRMKASLDGRTEIGFAAMSITLVDVVVFLPLAFVPGLVGSLVKEFSLVIVISTLSSLMVSFTLTPMISSRFSKLTHLDGKSIFSRFALFFEKQIDSLTRLYERVLDWALKNKWKTIGICGAFLIASLSLMFTGYVGSEFVPTADKGELSLLITAPPGTRLNEMDRIVESIEKRIKKVPEVTKQFTLVGYQSDGFNENKGGNVASINISLVEAKDRKKSLSQISRELKRIALLESGVKVDVSTVGLFGTNAAPIQLLLYGQNRDSVISTARRLLDDVRKIDGIVTPKLSVEESKPSLQVNIDRKKLGDLGLTVEGISSALRIAINGSDDMKFSKDGTDIDMQISLREKDRANISDLENFPFVNSSGQSVYLKQFAEVKLSTAPSVLERRNKQSSVMLMAKVAGRPTGDVGEDIKAMVKSNPLPSSVFLSYEGDLDMQDDAFGSLAVALIMSLILIYLIMVALYNNWAYPFVVLFSIPVGAGGSILALALAGRSMNIFSIFGLIMMMGLVAKNAILLVDRANDRLAEGEPLHEALIDAGKTRLRPILMTTLAMVIGMLPLALSKGASAEMISSLAWVLIGGLTSSMFLTLVLVPVVHYGITKLIQKTRKRKGNETE
- a CDS encoding efflux RND transporter periplasmic adaptor subunit; its protein translation is MRKKLYLILGVLLLVGLILFKLFSNKENAEKEIQAEKESIPFAVEAIVVKKSDFTNTVSYPGTVEVSGMVNVVSETDGRVVKLNIQNGSTVKKGQVIAILNNDMKKSSHQIHQIDYKKAKEDYQRYLELHKKNNATGVELETARHALETAEKQLRISQSELDRSVIHAPVGGIIAGKSVNAGDILSPGSPIAVIVPLNELEIRFNVPEKEIPRIHKGQQVNFTIDAYPQHIFVGIVSAIIPTANQAKSFPILIKVKNDQHGITLMGGMTANIKTEDTQAVSTLIIPRTAIRDNYVWLVQEAGRTIRRTIKTGREFEDQVEILSGLAAGDTVVFKGQSNINEGLVLENLKIVDYKSDTQNQTGSK
- a CDS encoding GNAT family N-acetyltransferase, whose product is MNIVIKQLRKQDFNRAREFAIEGMHLSWYATNGIELYLYSKYFWYLEITKATKAIGAYMDDRLVGVLLADMKDEPKIFTSAFYNAFIKVVIFFINLFYKNASSVYDKANIQMLKEFKESNNPDGEINYFAVDPDIKGKGIGTLLLNELEKYAKGKLIYLYTDSGSTYQFYQHRGFKEAVTRSIILEIHKREIPLNCFLFCKLF
- a CDS encoding RteC domain-containing protein, with the protein product MEQFIRNIKENINKEIQLIEREESNIFQKSISIISLLESTFDKLKDFVSNYSFESQSEEITFFKETKPQLFSILIYHRKIYNLEMRMPTGSHIDKKNYLEGMLARIKYFFDTNADFYQYYRSGSTHLDRYYFLRGKPDIQLILDCFYFERDSRFSTSFDFKVAKMIANERLTVYINNKLINIKQLENNIPELLNLPKSKLTWTAKKAELVEQIYAWDSTGCFNNGNTNIKELAEYIETVFNINLGDFYHTFLEIRERKGSRTLFLDKLIKYLDERMDGLDNK
- a CDS encoding dihydrofolate reductase family protein, with product MRKIRLYIAASIDGYIAGPDGELDWLTDYPITPELNYGYEDFFESIDTVIMGGRTYRDILNMDVVYPYKDKNSYIITRNAINTPKEDIIYITNNIEDNISELKKREGKDIWLVGGGEIVSLFLNQNWIDEMIITYIPILLGEGIRLFPNKTKESKWSLIQSQAFKNGVVQTRYQVQK
- a CDS encoding DNA-binding protein: MEVITFDSDAYKELINKLDAIARYIKERDVPNQSKELDEVWVDSYEVCTFLRISERTLQRLRSNSLISYSVLSGKTYYTIGEIKRILQERLIKSGEEALNDLINSHKQYLERRKRNKPKK
- a CDS encoding helix-turn-helix domain-containing protein → MMIDDEIFESNIKGLARLLKRIDEKVDKLLVTENNNALEERLFDNQDLCLFLKVTPRTLQRYRNLGLLPFKTICKRNYYRESDVKIFVNQYFGGKDKLTDKDKWQKKDSSMNDKQLGSID